A DNA window from Salvelinus sp. IW2-2015 linkage group LG4q.1:29, ASM291031v2, whole genome shotgun sequence contains the following coding sequences:
- the LOC111961179 gene encoding sarcospan-like yields MGLVLSALVMAFVGHHYAQTNGFSCLEVGDDCVCTLNPHDPFARTFPYTKVSNCGAVTGTLKLYFLLQIALNLIKALVCALGAFVMWKHRYQVFFVELQMGSPSFHHW; encoded by the coding sequence ATGGGCCTGGTCCTCTCTGCCCTGGTCATGGCCTTCGTTGGCCACCACTACGCCCAGACCAACGGCTTCAGCTGCCTGGAGGTGGGCGACGACTGCGTGTGCACCCTGAACCCCCACGATCCTTTCGCCAGGACCTTCCCCTACACGAAGGTCAGCAACTGTGGAGCGGTCACTGGCACCCTGAAGCTGTACTTCCTGCTTCAGATTGCCCTGAACCTGATCAAAGCACTGGTATGTGCCTTGGGGGCCTTCGTCATGTGGAAGCACCgctatcaagtgttcttcgtggaGCTGCAGATGGGCTCGCCCTCCTTCCATCACTGGTAG